The following proteins are co-located in the Trichormus variabilis 0441 genome:
- the hpsB gene encoding hormogonium polysaccharide secretion pseudopilin HpsB, translated as MIGKQVKKHRINTAASYLQSSEQGFTIIESLVAILVVGILLVAIAPVLSLSVATRVQSRRVELASQAARSYIDAVRTKLVAAPSGPTTATTLSAFAAPTATGTLTCTANFPCTAPTPPTGSSLYCVDLDNDGSCTNTSVSDMIVHAFRPNNNDSTKGYALGIRVYGANAFRTSATLLKNTSTTRLTQRTYTPGGGQRTAPLLEMTADISDTVPKYSDLCARITGGCTN; from the coding sequence ATGATAGGGAAACAAGTTAAGAAACACAGGATAAACACAGCAGCATCTTACTTGCAATCTAGTGAGCAGGGTTTCACGATTATTGAATCTTTGGTGGCAATACTTGTAGTGGGTATTTTATTAGTGGCGATCGCTCCAGTACTTTCCCTATCAGTCGCAACCCGTGTACAATCTCGACGAGTAGAATTAGCGTCTCAAGCCGCTAGATCATATATTGATGCAGTTAGAACTAAGCTTGTTGCAGCCCCATCAGGCCCAACGACAGCTACCACACTATCAGCATTTGCTGCGCCTACAGCAACGGGAACTTTGACTTGTACTGCTAATTTCCCCTGTACAGCTCCTACTCCCCCTACAGGATCATCCTTATACTGTGTAGACCTAGATAACGATGGTAGCTGTACAAACACTAGTGTATCAGACATGATTGTTCACGCTTTTCGTCCTAATAACAATGACTCCACGAAAGGCTACGCTTTAGGAATTAGAGTTTATGGGGCAAATGCTTTTAGAACTAGCGCTACTCTGCTCAAAAATACTTCGACAACTAGACTAACACAAAGGACATACACACCGGGTGGTGGTCAACGTACAGCACCGCTATTAGAAATGACAGCAGATATCAGTGACACTGTACCTAAATATAGTGACTTGTGCGCCCGTATTACAGGTGGTTGCACTAATTAA
- the hpsC gene encoding hormogonium polysaccharide secretion pseudopilin HpsC, whose amino-acid sequence MISPLKFLLSLQLKHLKNSQINKGFTLIELLVAIILAVLVITPLMGFMISVLNSDRQEQAKATTEQEIQAALDYMARDLQQAVYIYDADGITRDRNTTTVASSGIRDQIPPVKSAPNCSPTGASNTNVCTPILVFWKREFVANSVGVGSATDTVRDDGFAYSLVAYYLITNPNAANPTWSPSARIGRFELRGSVNAAYSNATANTGFNPPPLSDTFTGSTLKEKMNQWQTALGASGSYTQRVETLVDFISTTSPAITCPAPKLVGSPTSGFSACVDSAEVVAQVYLRGNAFVRLNNNNNIAFNNNVATYFPNGSIRAQGRGFLFTK is encoded by the coding sequence ATGATAAGTCCATTAAAATTTCTCCTAAGTCTGCAATTAAAACACCTCAAAAATAGTCAAATAAATAAAGGATTTACCTTAATTGAGCTGCTAGTAGCCATTATTTTGGCTGTATTAGTCATAACACCTTTAATGGGGTTTATGATTAGTGTGTTAAACAGCGATCGCCAAGAACAAGCAAAAGCCACTACTGAACAAGAAATTCAAGCAGCATTAGATTACATGGCACGCGATTTACAGCAAGCTGTATATATATATGATGCTGATGGAATAACCAGAGATCGGAATACTACTACTGTTGCTAGTTCAGGAATTAGAGACCAAATACCGCCTGTTAAATCTGCGCCTAATTGTAGCCCTACTGGTGCTAGTAATACCAATGTTTGTACTCCTATACTAGTTTTTTGGAAACGGGAATTTGTCGCCAACAGTGTTGGTGTTGGTTCTGCAACTGACACTGTAAGAGATGATGGTTTTGCTTATTCGTTAGTGGCTTACTATTTAATCACCAATCCCAATGCTGCTAACCCTACATGGTCACCTTCCGCGCGGATTGGCAGATTTGAACTTCGCGGTTCAGTCAATGCTGCTTACTCCAACGCTACAGCAAATACAGGCTTTAATCCACCACCACTATCAGACACTTTTACTGGTTCTACACTCAAGGAAAAAATGAACCAATGGCAGACCGCACTCGGTGCATCAGGTAGTTATACTCAACGTGTAGAAACTTTAGTTGATTTCATTAGTACGACTAGCCCGGCAATTACTTGCCCTGCGCCAAAACTTGTAGGAAGCCCAACAAGTGGATTTTCAGCTTGTGTCGATTCCGCAGAAGTAGTGGCACAAGTTTATTTAAGAGGTAATGCTTTTGTTCGCCTGAACAATAACAATAATATTGCCTTTAACAATAATGTTGCTACTTATTTCCCCAATGGCAGCATTCGCGCCCAAGGTAGGGGATTTCTCTTTACTAAATAA
- a CDS encoding prepilin-type N-terminal cleavage/methylation domain-containing protein, producing the protein MRQRNLIGKHLYILESRKLDAGFSLVEMIAVVLMIGILAAIALPSWSAYVNRQRVTKANEVVLSAIQDAQRQAKQKKLSYSVSFKTDNNIPQLAVYSGTTPTNWRNLGEDLDIKTGTMRLGTNLSNVNTASASVTYAANFNTSAPQTITFDYMGTLANANFGTPPTGSDEAPGIKVVVANNNIKRCVILKTLLGATLTDKDDKCN; encoded by the coding sequence TTGCGACAGCGAAACCTGATAGGAAAGCACCTTTATATACTTGAATCTAGGAAACTAGATGCAGGTTTTAGTTTGGTAGAAATGATCGCAGTTGTACTAATGATAGGTATATTAGCAGCGATCGCCCTACCCAGTTGGTCTGCTTATGTCAACCGCCAAAGAGTTACTAAAGCTAATGAGGTTGTTTTGTCCGCAATACAAGACGCACAAAGGCAAGCTAAACAAAAAAAACTGAGCTACAGTGTCAGCTTCAAAACAGACAATAATATCCCGCAGCTTGCAGTTTATTCAGGTACAACACCAACTAACTGGCGTAATTTAGGTGAAGATTTAGACATTAAAACGGGGACAATGAGACTTGGCACAAACCTCAGTAACGTAAACACTGCTAGCGCCTCTGTTACCTATGCTGCAAATTTTAATACTAGCGCCCCACAAACAATTACTTTCGACTACATGGGGACTTTAGCAAATGCAAACTTTGGTACGCCGCCTACGGGTTCAGATGAAGCACCTGGAATCAAAGTTGTTGTAGCCAATAACAACATCAAGCGCTGCGTCATCTTAAAAACTCTCTTAGGTGCAACACTTACTGATAAAGATGATAAATGCAATTAA
- the hpsE gene encoding hormogonium polysaccharide biosynthesis glycosyltransferase HpsE — MSKNIDFTVAIPTYNGANRLPELLERLRNQINTENISWEIIVVDNNSTDNTAQVVQQYQENWQYPYPLKYYFEAKQGAAYARKKGVEVSSGQLIGFLDDDNYPTPTWVAAAFAFAQQHPKAGAYGSQIHPDWEVEPPEGFKSITPFLAITERGNKPLFYDPRKKLLPPSAGLVVRREAWLESVPDQPILTGRVTGNMLTGEDLEMLCYFQKSGWEVWYSPEMEIYHKIPESRLKKEYLIPFFRGIGLSRYVTRMTNLKTYQKPFILIAYMINDIRKLILQLLKYGDKIENDLVIACQTELLINSLISPFYLWKNGYLNKGSKS; from the coding sequence ATGAGTAAAAACATTGATTTTACCGTAGCCATCCCCACTTACAATGGTGCAAATCGCTTACCTGAACTGTTAGAGAGGTTGCGAAATCAAATTAACACCGAGAATATTTCTTGGGAAATTATTGTTGTCGATAATAACAGCACCGATAACACAGCCCAAGTTGTACAACAGTACCAAGAAAACTGGCAATATCCCTATCCTTTGAAATATTATTTTGAAGCTAAACAAGGTGCAGCCTACGCCAGAAAAAAAGGTGTTGAAGTTTCTTCAGGACAACTAATAGGTTTTTTAGATGATGATAACTATCCCACACCTACATGGGTAGCAGCAGCTTTTGCTTTTGCTCAACAGCACCCCAAGGCAGGGGCTTATGGTAGCCAAATCCACCCAGATTGGGAAGTTGAACCACCAGAAGGCTTTAAGTCCATAACTCCCTTTTTAGCAATTACAGAACGTGGAAATAAACCTCTATTTTATGACCCTAGAAAAAAACTCCTCCCACCTTCTGCTGGATTAGTTGTCCGTCGGGAAGCATGGTTAGAAAGTGTACCAGACCAGCCTATTTTAACTGGTAGAGTAACTGGTAATATGCTCACTGGTGAAGATTTAGAAATGCTGTGTTATTTCCAGAAATCTGGATGGGAAGTTTGGTATAGTCCGGAAATGGAAATTTATCATAAAATCCCAGAATCTAGGTTAAAGAAAGAGTATTTAATTCCGTTTTTTAGGGGTATTGGCCTAAGTCGATATGTCACTAGAATGACAAATCTTAAAACCTATCAAAAGCCATTTATCTTAATTGCTTACATGATAAATGATATTAGAAAGCTCATTTTACAATTACTTAAATATGGAGACAAGATAGAAAATGATTTGGTGATAGCTTGCCAAACAGAACTTTTAATCAATAGCCTCATTAGTCCTTTTTATCTTTGGAAAAATGGCTATTTAAATAAAGGCAGCAAGTCATAA
- the hpsE gene encoding hormogonium polysaccharide biosynthesis glycosyltransferase HpsE → MTQKPQNFREQLDFTVAIPTWNGAERLPQVLDRLLTQNGIEHLHWEVIIIDNNSSDRTPEVVSDYQKKFTQCQLKYFLETQQGLAYGRLRAIKEAQGKFIAFLDDDNLAASDWILQSYNFGEEHPQAGAWSGQIHGDFEVKPPEDFPQIQSFLAVREHGKKAYKFDAKNLKLPPGAALVIRKQAWLESVPQQLVFKGRIGNLMVSGEDTEVLLYIYKSGWEIWYNPKMEIYHKIPHWRLEKNYLINIARGCGLCIFQLRLINAKQGQSPMILLRTILGNTRRLFWHIIKYNKNLNRNTVAIVEFNFYLGSLLSPLYSLIFYCQKIANKDMSFNHD, encoded by the coding sequence ATGACACAAAAACCACAAAATTTCCGAGAACAACTAGACTTTACTGTTGCCATCCCCACATGGAATGGTGCAGAACGTTTACCACAAGTGTTAGATAGACTATTGACTCAAAATGGTATAGAGCATTTACATTGGGAAGTTATTATTATCGATAATAATAGCAGCGATCGCACACCTGAAGTAGTGAGTGATTACCAGAAAAAATTTACTCAATGTCAGTTGAAATATTTTCTGGAAACACAACAGGGATTAGCCTATGGAAGACTCAGAGCAATCAAGGAAGCTCAAGGTAAATTCATCGCTTTTTTAGATGATGACAACTTAGCAGCATCCGATTGGATTTTACAATCTTATAATTTTGGTGAAGAACATCCTCAAGCAGGTGCATGGAGTGGCCAAATACATGGTGATTTTGAAGTAAAACCGCCAGAGGATTTTCCGCAAATCCAGTCTTTTTTAGCAGTTCGGGAACATGGAAAAAAAGCATATAAATTTGATGCTAAAAATCTAAAGCTACCACCAGGAGCTGCACTTGTTATTCGTAAACAAGCCTGGCTGGAAAGCGTACCCCAACAGTTAGTTTTTAAGGGAAGAATTGGGAATTTAATGGTTTCTGGGGAGGATACAGAAGTTCTCCTATATATATACAAATCTGGTTGGGAAATTTGGTACAACCCAAAAATGGAAATTTATCATAAAATTCCCCACTGGCGACTTGAAAAGAATTACTTAATAAATATAGCTCGTGGTTGTGGGTTATGTATTTTTCAACTCAGATTAATAAATGCTAAACAAGGGCAATCACCAATGATTTTACTCAGAACAATTTTAGGCAATACACGCAGGTTATTTTGGCATATCATTAAGTATAATAAGAATTTAAATAGAAATACAGTGGCAATTGTTGAATTTAATTTTTATTTAGGTAGTCTTTTGAGTCCTCTATATTCACTAATATTTTATTGTCAAAAAATAGCAAATAAAGACATGAGTTTCAATCATGACTGA
- a CDS encoding glycosyltransferase family 2 protein, with amino-acid sequence MTEYFFNPPTISVIIPAYNCEATIKETIESVLRQSFSDFELIVINDGSQDNTLDVVYQVQDSRIKIFSFENAGGNISRNRGLNISQGKFISFLDADDIWMPDKLQSQLEALYKNPGFHVAYSWTDYIDKDGNFLASGKRVTLSGDVYQKLLINNFLENGSNPLILREALVELEGFDQSLKAAQDWDMWLRLAEKYSFVSVPLVQILYRVSSNSLSANLVRQERYSLQVLEKAYQARPTIGKHLLHLSIANIYKYLTCKALQKPYSRHNGLTAIKFLWKYILYDSARQKRISATLKLFLKSVIIMMLPPGVSTLLLTQVKKKSPKPELSIISGS; translated from the coding sequence ATGACTGAATATTTTTTCAATCCACCGACAATTTCAGTAATTATTCCAGCTTATAATTGTGAAGCCACCATCAAAGAAACAATCGAATCAGTTCTAAGGCAATCTTTCAGTGATTTTGAATTAATAGTCATCAATGATGGCTCACAAGATAACACTTTAGATGTTGTTTACCAAGTACAAGATTCACGAATTAAGATATTTTCTTTTGAGAATGCTGGCGGAAATATTAGTCGAAATCGCGGTCTGAATATTTCCCAGGGTAAGTTCATCAGTTTCTTAGATGCAGATGATATTTGGATGCCTGATAAGCTCCAATCTCAGTTGGAAGCTTTATACAAAAACCCTGGGTTTCATGTTGCTTATAGCTGGACTGATTATATTGATAAAGATGGTAATTTTTTAGCTTCAGGTAAACGCGTTACTCTGAGTGGCGATGTCTATCAGAAGTTATTGATTAACAATTTTTTAGAGAATGGTTCTAATCCTTTAATTCTCAGAGAGGCTTTAGTTGAACTGGAGGGATTTGATCAATCATTAAAAGCTGCTCAAGATTGGGATATGTGGCTGCGATTAGCAGAAAAATATTCTTTTGTATCTGTACCTCTTGTACAAATACTGTATCGAGTCAGTAGTAATTCTTTATCAGCCAATCTTGTTAGACAAGAAAGATATTCCTTGCAAGTACTTGAGAAAGCTTATCAAGCCAGACCTACAATTGGTAAGCATCTTTTGCATTTAAGTATAGCCAATATTTATAAATATCTGACTTGTAAAGCCTTACAAAAGCCATATTCTCGACATAATGGTTTGACGGCTATTAAATTTCTGTGGAAATATATTCTGTATGATTCAGCTAGACAAAAAAGAATTAGCGCTACACTCAAACTTTTTTTAAAGTCTGTGATCATCATGATGTTACCTCCTGGCGTATCTACGTTATTACTAACACAAGTAAAGAAAAAATCCCCAAAACCGGAACTATCAATCATTTCAGGCAGTTAA
- a CDS encoding GspH/FimT family pseudopilin, translating to MLLLHLINKKNFLECHSHRGYTLPEILAVILMLGILASLTLPYWLTFIDTQRLNKAQNEVYNAMRQAQSQASKEKLTWQASFREQNGIVQWAVHPASVSPTNANWNNLDSRVRLDGETTLQQSNGVRRIQFDYQGSVKQPPLGRITLSSQSRDRIKRCVYVSTILGAMRTAKERNRANSGGDYCY from the coding sequence GTGCTTCTACTACATCTAATTAATAAAAAAAATTTCCTAGAGTGTCATTCTCATCGGGGTTATACACTTCCAGAAATATTGGCAGTTATTCTCATGCTTGGGATACTAGCATCTTTGACACTACCTTACTGGTTAACTTTTATAGATACTCAACGCCTCAACAAAGCTCAAAACGAAGTTTATAACGCTATGCGACAAGCCCAAAGCCAAGCTAGTAAAGAAAAATTGACGTGGCAAGCCAGCTTCCGCGAGCAAAATGGTATAGTTCAATGGGCAGTTCATCCCGCTAGTGTCAGCCCTACTAATGCTAATTGGAATAATCTAGATTCTCGTGTGCGTTTAGATGGAGAAACGACTTTACAGCAATCAAACGGTGTGAGGCGAATTCAATTTGATTATCAAGGAAGTGTTAAACAACCACCTCTAGGCAGGATTACTTTATCCAGTCAGTCTAGAGATAGGATTAAGCGTTGCGTCTATGTTTCGACAATTTTAGGAGCAATGCGTACAGCAAAAGAGCGTAATAGGGCTAATAGCGGTGGTGACTATTGCTATTAA
- a CDS encoding TIGR04282 family arsenosugar biosynthesis glycosyltransferase, with product MLKSSETLQQHLIIFTRYPEPGKTKTRLIPALGSIGAANLQRQMTEYTLFQVKQLQKLINISLEMRFAGGDLQLMQDWLGADLVYQSQGDGDLGSRMARSLYDSFQGQAKQVVIIGTDCPGLNSQILAQAFEQIYTVDLVLGPAIDGGYYLIALRRFIPELFANIDWGTSQVLQQTVDIAHKLNLSYHHLPPLADVDRPDDLTIWQRIWETEVKMM from the coding sequence GTGCTGAAATCATCGGAAACTTTACAACAGCACTTAATTATTTTTACGCGCTATCCAGAACCTGGGAAAACAAAAACCAGATTGATACCTGCTTTAGGTAGTATTGGCGCTGCCAACCTGCAACGGCAAATGACTGAATATACCTTATTTCAAGTCAAGCAACTGCAAAAGTTAATTAACATATCTTTAGAAATGCGGTTTGCAGGGGGTGACTTGCAACTTATGCAAGATTGGCTTGGCGCTGACTTGGTTTACCAGTCTCAAGGTGATGGAGATTTGGGTTCACGGATGGCGCGATCGCTGTATGATTCCTTTCAAGGTCAGGCAAAGCAAGTTGTCATTATCGGTACCGATTGTCCTGGATTAAATTCTCAGATTCTTGCTCAAGCTTTTGAACAAATTTATACAGTTGACTTAGTGCTTGGCCCAGCCATTGATGGTGGTTACTACTTAATTGCTTTACGCCGCTTCATCCCCGAATTATTTGCCAATATCGACTGGGGAACTTCGCAAGTATTACAGCAAACTGTGGATATTGCTCATAAACTTAACCTCTCATATCATCACTTACCACCGTTGGCTGACGTTGATAGACCAGATGATCTAACCATTTGGCAACGAATTTGGGAAACAGAAGTTAAGATGATGTAG
- the hpsJ-B gene encoding hormogonium polysaccharide biosynthesis protein HpsJ: protein MVNRFAAVNASLILKIVGIVLIVSFLLDFLILLLPFQPTDRLWQINLATALVDRGIVPLVGLGALFTGYWMDSASDGGPRGFDLRFPVLILSSLLGLMFLLIFPLHLNNVRQASVQTVNQINQEADQAENQLKNQLAQFQAQANTEQGKAQLEQLRTQAKAQFTELLRDDQKYQQALNNSQLPAAQKELLKKFKANPQELDQFIAQQTDPQGLANQRLNQIRQRKEDAAKQARDNAWKSGLRIGISSLILSIGYIIIGWSGLRASGAFQGGGRKGKVPAR from the coding sequence ATGGTTAACCGCTTTGCTGCTGTAAATGCCTCCCTTATCCTCAAAATTGTGGGGATAGTCTTAATTGTCTCGTTTTTGCTAGATTTTCTGATTCTGTTATTGCCATTCCAACCCACAGACAGGTTATGGCAAATTAACCTAGCAACAGCGTTAGTTGACCGGGGTATTGTCCCTTTGGTTGGCTTGGGAGCATTGTTTACTGGCTATTGGATGGACAGTGCTAGCGATGGTGGCCCAAGAGGGTTTGATTTAAGATTTCCCGTTTTAATACTCTCCAGCCTTTTGGGTTTAATGTTCCTGCTGATTTTTCCCTTACATCTCAATAATGTGAGACAAGCCAGCGTACAAACAGTAAACCAAATCAATCAAGAGGCAGACCAGGCAGAAAACCAACTCAAAAATCAGTTAGCTCAATTTCAAGCCCAAGCCAATACCGAGCAAGGAAAGGCTCAATTAGAGCAATTGCGTACCCAAGCCAAAGCTCAATTTACTGAACTGTTGCGAGATGATCAAAAATATCAACAAGCTTTAAATAATTCTCAACTTCCAGCAGCGCAGAAAGAATTACTCAAGAAATTTAAAGCCAATCCTCAAGAATTAGATCAGTTTATCGCCCAGCAAACAGATCCTCAAGGACTGGCTAATCAAAGATTGAACCAAATTCGCCAGCGAAAAGAAGACGCTGCGAAGCAAGCTAGAGATAATGCGTGGAAATCTGGACTGCGAATTGGGATTAGCAGTTTAATCTTGTCTATTGGCTACATCATTATTGGTTGGTCAGGACTCAGAGCTAGTGGTGCTTTTCAAGGTGGTGGACGTAAGGGTAAAGTACCTGCACGTTAA